The Carassius carassius chromosome 2, fCarCar2.1, whole genome shotgun sequence genome has a segment encoding these proteins:
- the LOC132097773 gene encoding cyclin-dependent kinase inhibitor 1B-like, with the protein MANVDVSSNLERHVARRTFPLLARTKVCRNLFGPVDHEELHCEMKLKLQEITERDQNRWNFNFETNSPLNGDYEWEEISEDTLPFFYKDKVQIKRASVMATGDASSAVDCGLHGVSRGPVESADVPSRHGELNQENLSGALNSRPARSPVLRNTRKRSLIPETPRHSTPQITDFFPKRKRTPESKQDDGSALQAASTEVTPRKTIR; encoded by the exons ATGGCAAACGTGGACGTGTCAAGCAATCTGGAGCGTCATGTTGCACGGAGGACCTTTCCTCTTCTCGCGCGCACAAAGGTTTGCCGTAACCTTTTCGGACCCGTGGATCACGAGGAGCTGCACTGCGAAATGAAACTTAAACTCCAGGAGATCACCGAGCGGGACCAGAACCGGTGGAACTTTAACTTTGAGACCAACTCGCCTTTGAACGGAGATTACGAGTGGGAGGAGATTTCTGAAGACACATTACCGTTTTTCTACAAGGATAAAGTCCAAATTAAGAGAGCGTCTGTTATGGCAACAGGAGACGCGTCCAGCGCTGTTGACTGCGGGTTACATGGGGTTTCCAGGGGTCCGGTAGAGTCCGCGGACGTCCCGAGTCGACACGGAGAACTCAACCAAGAGAACCTCTCAGGTGCACTCAACTCAAGACCAGCTCGCTCTCCAGTTCTCAGAAACACGCGCAAGAGGTCCCTCATCCCAGAGACCCCCAGACACAGCACGCCACAGATCACAG ACTTCTTCCCGAAAAGAAAAAGGACCCCGGAGTCCAAGCAGGATGACGGGAGCGCGCTTCAAGCCGCCAGCACTGAAGTGACGCCGCGTAAAACAATACGATG A